A region of the Candidatus Methylomirabilota bacterium genome:
CCAAACTACGGTAGCTGCGGGAAGGCGGTGCAAGGTGTGTGCCGGAGAGGGCCCGGGGCTGATTCTGACCCTGACCTGATCTAACACATTGGACGTGTACCGAATGCAGCCTAAAAACCGTGAAGGTTCTCGACCTTTGCGCGCAGTTTATCGCCACGGATCCGCTCTAGAGTTGCAGTCACAACCTCCACATCGTTGTCGAAGGACCCGTGGGCCAACGGGATAAACTCTTGTCCGTCAGAGACTTTCGTGCGGCCCTTGGTGTGGACTTTCAACCCGACCTCGGATTTTGCAAATTTCCTCCAGTTTGTTACATCAATGAGCGTGTCACGATTCCACATATCTGGTGTCTCGGCCTCCTCGCGCCACGCCCCTTCCAAACCGAGAAGTGGCATCTTGTGGGCAATTTCAAGGGCTCGGCTGACCAGGTAGAGGAGGGACTTTCCATATGGCCCTACGGAGTCAGCCTGCTCCCTCTCGTCACTCAAGATGTCGAAGTACATGTCGCTGTTTGACAAAACTTTCTTCTGTACCGCAAGAGCGTAATACCGAAGGGCAAATCCGACCGTGCATGCCGGAGCATACAGGGTGAGCGTAGAGACCTTCAGCTTTTTGTCAGCAAAGCTGTCTAACAAGTAGCCGAGAAGGATGGATCCCGCGGAGTGTCCGATGAGATGAATCTCCAGCTTGGGGAGTCGATCCTTCAGTGTGCTGAGGTGATTGGTCAAAAGGGTAAGTCCGGCGTCGCGGTCCGCCGCGGCCTCGGCGTTTTGCTTCATCTGCATCCAGACCGCTTTCACCAAGAGTTGCTCACACGCGACCTCGATGGCGCGATCTCTCGCTTCCTTGATCTGCTCCTTGACATCCGCAAACCACCCCCACGATGGCTCGACCCCTTGGGGGGTAAAGAATCGTTCCACAACGTCTTCGAGCATCCCCACCACGCTATCCATGAACCCCGTTCGCCAGGTCACGAACAAGGGGTAGATGCCGTTCTCCCGGAAATAAGGGGCGAGCACCCGGATTCGTCTGATGGAGCCTTCTTCGTGATTTAAGCCACCGTGAGCGTAGATGGCGAGCTTGGGTGCACGTTGTTCGCCCAGCCAATCTAGCGGCAGCGTCAGCGCCGTTTCCCTCACCGCGCTGCTCGCGTCCTCTAAATCGAGGAAGCGATTGAGTGGACGCCCATTGTTGCCGAGCACCATGGTGTGTCCATATGCGCTGCTCTCGCTCAACGGTTGGACCGCCTCGTTTTGGTATGTGTACTCTAGGGTTACACGGTCTGAGCGCCAGAACCACGTTGCCTTTCCGTCGGCCACATCCCTGAGAGACATGCTGCTCCGGGTCCGGTCCTCAATCTGCACAGCCATCGGCGCCCCGAGTACGGCCACCCAGGCGTCCGCACCGTGTTGCACCCAATCCGGGTAGGTCATGATGGCGAACCCCCGGTATCCCCAATCCTCGGCCCAGGAGTTCTGCACGATGAAGCCTTCCGGTGTGTATCCGACCATGGCAAAGGCGTGCCCACCGGTCTCGCCAGGAACCATGGTAATGATCGGCAACTTCGAGTGGGAATCCAGGAACCAACCCTCGTGGACCGTTGCCGATACATAAATCGCCCCGACCTCGTAGATCGCTGCTTGCATGTCCGCAATGGAATCCTTCTTGACGCGATAGTATGCACCTAGAGGGCGCTTTGCAGCATCCTGCTGCCAACCCTCCTTTGGCTTAATGAACTTGACCTGACCCTTCGAACGGTAAGGCCAATGCGCATCCGAGCATACACCGTGGCGATGCCAACCCTTCATGGCCCCCCGGCAGCTCGAGCCCTCATAATCTTCGCCTGGCCATTCATCGTAGGTTCGGGCCAAGTGGTAGAGCATACGCGGGCTGACCCGTTCCACTTTCCGCCTCGTCCCTATGCTTCCCCTCCAAAGGAGATAG
Encoded here:
- a CDS encoding C1 family peptidase — translated: LVSLPERFPDPEIISKHLPSYTKHGLILDQGEEGACTGFGLAAMINYLLWRGSIGTRRKVERVSPRMLYHLARTYDEWPGEDYEGSSCRGAMKGWHRHGVCSDAHWPYRSKGQVKFIKPKEGWQQDAAKRPLGAYYRVKKDSIADMQAAIYEVGAIYVSATVHEGWFLDSHSKLPIITMVPGETGGHAFAMVGYTPEGFIVQNSWAEDWGYRGFAIMTYPDWVQHGADAWVAVLGAPMAVQIEDRTRSSMSLRDVADGKATWFWRSDRVTLEYTYQNEAVQPLSESSAYGHTMVLGNNGRPLNRFLDLEDASSAVRETALTLPLDWLGEQRAPKLAIYAHGGLNHEEGSIRRIRVLAPYFRENGIYPLFVTWRTGFMDSVVGMLEDVVERFFTPQGVEPSWGWFADVKEQIKEARDRAIEVACEQLLVKAVWMQMKQNAEAAADRDAGLTLLTNHLSTLKDRLPKLEIHLIGHSAGSILLGYLLDSFADKKLKVSTLTLYAPACTVGFALRYYALAVQKKVLSNSDMYFDILSDEREQADSVGPYGKSLLYLVSRALEIAHKMPLLGLEGAWREEAETPDMWNRDTLIDVTNWRKFAKSEVGLKVHTKGRTKVSDGQEFIPLAHGSFDNDVEVVTATLERIRGDKLRAKVENLHGF